In Brachypodium distachyon strain Bd21 chromosome 5, Brachypodium_distachyon_v3.0, whole genome shotgun sequence, the genomic window GGAGATTGATTCTGGTTGAGATTGATTCTGGTTGAGACCTGTCTTAGCAACGCTCCAAGTTATATGATGTCTCTTCTTAGGATACCTAAGGGGGTTAAGAAAATACTAGATTTCTTTCGGGCTCATTTACTATGGCAAGAAGATAAAGGTAGAAAGAAATATCATTTGGTAAATTGGGAGGAGATCTGCCAGCCTAAAGATCAAGGGGGCTTGGGGGTCACGGATTTAGATGTTAAAAATATTAGTCTTCTATGTAAATGGCTTTGGAAGCTTGAAAATAGTGAAGGTGATTGGCATAGCATTCTTAGATCAAAATATTTGAAGAAAGGTTTACTGGCTGTTTGCAAGCCAAGAAGTGGGCAATCACACTTCTGGCAATGACTAGTTGTGAAGAATATTTTTATGAATTGCTGTAGGAAGATAATTGGTCATGGGGAAAGTACCTGTTTCTGGGAGGAACATTGGGTTGGTGATATGCCACTAAGTAAAAAAATTCCCTAGGCTCTATAACCTGGCTTATAAGCATTTTCGTTCCATTGCAGAAGTAGTTAGAACTGACTGGGGATACATTCGTTTTAGAAGAACTCTCAGAGAGGAGACCAGGCAGATGTGGATATATTTACTGCAGCTGTGTGGGGATTTAAATTTAACTACAGATAGAGATAGATGTGTTTGGAAGCTTACTAAATCTGGCGTTTTTTCGGTAGGATCTTTATATAAACTACTAAAGGATAGAGAAGTGGTAATACCTTATAAGCATCTTTGGAAATTGAGGATCCCACTTAAGGTAAAAGTCTTTAGTTGGTTAGCTGTCAAGAACAGGATCTTGACAAGGGACAACTTATCACATAGAGGTTGGAAGGGATGCACACAATGTGAATTCTGTCGGTCTATGGAATCAGTTGaccaccttttttttccaatgtCTTGTGGCTCATTTCTGTGGTCTGTGGTGGGTTGTGCATTTGGCATTAACGAAGTTCCACGGAACATGCTGGAACTAACTGAGTTCATTATGGAAGGAAATAGACAGTCGATGAAGAATTTGAAAGCTTGTGGGGCTACACCCATGTGCTGGAGCATATGGAAAGCTAGAAATGCATCTTACTTGGATTAAACATAGTTGAGTAATCCTATTAACATTGTGTATTCTGTTTGCCGCTGGCTGATATCTTGGGTGGTCTTCAAAAGCACGGTAGCAGGGGCAAGCTGGCGTAAGTTGCTCACATGTTGTCTTGTGTCACTCACGAGATCTATCAAGCAAGATATGGGTGGCGTCCAACGGTGAAGAGACTCGGGGCACCGTTAAAAGTGCTGGTTGTTTTGAATGATCTATGGACCAAAGTAGTCACGTAATGAGttagttttgttttattagagcatctccaacagcataCCCATATTTGGCGTGAATACTCAAAAACTGTCAATATGGGTATTTTGCCTCAAAAAACTGCTCCAAGAGCATACCGATATTTGTTGGATACCCAAAAAAATTTGGGTAGCTACCCAAATTTTTGCCCTCAATACCCAAATATGGGTATTCTACCCTACAATACCCAAATGACCCAAAACACACCTGCGAATCCAACCGCCTGAAATTTCACCATTTCCCGGTTTTCCCCTCTCCACAAGCCTTGCACCGTCGCCCTCCGCCGGAAATCGCGTCACCGCCGGTGCACTGGAGCCTGGCCGGCAACCTCCCTACTGCGCTGGACCGCTCCTTCGCCGGCtctccgccgccctcgccccccacccccccaccTCGTCCGCCGCCCTGAAGCCcaaggagcggcggcggctcgggcatTGCAGCCCCCCGCAGGCACCCCACGGCCCTCGTCCACGCATGCGACGGCCGGCGAAGGCGACGGCCTCCACCGACCTCGCCGCTtcccctcccccgccggccgcgcccTCCCGCCGGCCGTCGTCCTCCCCACGGTCCCGCTCCGCCACACCAATCGCCCCGGTCCCCGCCGTCCTTGCCCTGCCCCAGTCGCCGACGCAGCCTCCCCACACTCCCTGCCGTCTTTGCCCAGTCCCAGTTGCCGCCCGTGCCCTTCCCACAGTCCCACGCTGCCGCTTCCTCACCACGGTCCGTCGTTgccgccgagcgccgccgcgcccttcCTGTGCGCCCCCTCCCTCGTTGCCGCCGAGCGTCGCCGCACGAGACCATCATCGCCCTCCCGCGCATCACCTCTTGCATCGCCGCCGATGGGGATCAAGAAGGGCCGATGGGGATTGGAGATTGGCAGGGGAGAAAGGAGGGGAGGAGACGGGAttgaaaggaagaaaaaaaatgataaaagAGGAAGAGAGTATAAATTGAGAATATTCTCTTTTGGGTCTTTTGTGTATCTAGTTTTAGGTATGCTGGGATAGTTGGACACATTTTGGATacccatattttctctctccatTACCCATAATGGATTTGGGTATCCAAAATATGGGtatgctgttggagatgctcttagctGGGTACTTCTCAAGTTCTTTTGTTATTCTGTGTTTGTTTGGAACCTCTACGTCACAACACTTTGGTTTCCTTAATGAAACCAGGGGCAAGGCCTcttttactctaaaaaaagCTAAATGTCCGTGCTCTGTTACGAAATTAATCTattatgcatgagttgtttaaCTATGTGTCGCtcatatttttcaaattttatgATAAATAGGAATTTTGTCAAATACTATTTTTGTGGGACCCCTGATAGCTGAGGTCTAGAGCGCCGTATTGGGCCAGCGCCGCGCTGCACCCTCGGGGGCTCGAGAGGGGCCCCGTGGAATAGCAACTGGGGACGAGTGCATGCGCCGGGCACGTGGCTTGACTCCTCTGTGTTACGCAACCGTCTGGCCGAAGGCAGGGGTCGACAGGAGGATAAAACAAGTAAGGAATCTGCATTGTGCATCGACAAGACGGGGCCTGCACCGCCCGCGCAAGACGACTGGGCGGCCCGTTCGGTCGTGTCCGTGCAGGGAGAAGGCAGACACGTGTAGAGAAAGGCCTGCAGACCACGAACAAAAAGGGTGTGGGTGTCGAAGTTCAGGCATCGACAACTTTTTGAAACAACAATTATCTTGAAAGtcatgaaaaccaatcaagCATAGTCAAAAGATCGTGATATGTATAAAATGAGTGGCAATTAGATGATTTTGTAGCCATTAAGGGATGGTCTTGTTGGAGTGAACTCGCGACCACCAACTCAAATCTTTAGAAGTGTAAAGAAATCCATCATAAAAcatatttatttgattttaTAGATCTtggtaatttttttataaactgatcatttttttgaaaatcgACAAAACTATGTCATCTTTCTGTAAGGAATGAAGGGAGTAGCAAAATTCATCATTCGCAGAATAGGGTTAGTCATGATCTGGCGGCTTTTGCCAGGACTAGCTGACAAACCTCTTGTGCCAGGACTAGCTGACAAACCTCTTGTTGGCTTCGACGGAATGATGTAACCCTTACCCGATGCAATGAAATTCTCCttattcgcaaaaaaaatgtaaatagCAATGCCTTTAGGATCTTTGGTCTTGTACAAAAGATGTGCCTCGGCTTGCTGCACAAAAAATTGTGATAGGTAAAACTTCCACATAAGACATAGAATTTTACAATTGAATTGAAAAGATAGGTACATAACTTCTGATCAGTAGTCTGCCCACTACAATTTCTATTAATAATCTGCTGGAAATATCCACAGAACTTATTGGTCTGTTCCCGGATAGTGTTCCAACGACAATTGATTGCATTCGGATTACGCTCTGGCCATGACGAATTCTTGTTCGTGTTGTAGTACTCTGAAATCCTACCCCAATATAAACTTGATTGTTGATCTGTGCCAATCACTGCATCCACCTTGTCCTCATCACGAGACCAATGTTTTCCTTTCGTGAATTTTGCTTTCACAACTGCAGAAGATTCTTGAGTTGCTGGCACCTCTTGCTTTTCAA contains:
- the LOC100822292 gene encoding uncharacterized protein LOC100822292 isoform X1; its protein translation is MSESPALSPAHHRKTSRPNRSNGGRPALPRRDRCRLASAVRREMEEDQSFVDMLSFGGTLQLPCSPLEKQEVPATQESSAVVKAKFTKGKHWSRDEDKVDAVIGTDQQSSLYWGRISEYYNTNKNSSWPERNPNAINCRWNTIREQTNKFCGYFQQIINRNCSGQTTDQKLCTYLFNSIVKFYVLCGSFTYHNFLCSKPRHIFCTRPKILKALLFTFFLRIRRISLHRVRVTSFRRSQQEVCQLVLAQEAFLYTCLPSPCTDTTERAAQSSCAGGAGPVLSMHNADSLLVLSSCRPLPSARRLRNTEESSHVPGACTRPQLLFHGAPLEPPRVQRGAGPIRRSRPQLSGVPQK
- the LOC100822292 gene encoding uncharacterized protein LOC100822292 isoform X2, translated to MLAHTTRRVAEAGGGCRASLWRRWCHVRVSPRKTDPGRYSLRANVGFGTPCAAQHQIRPGATPSSYSSMCHGVGADAAGYEHGEPPTRRDRCRLASAVRREMEEDQSFVDMLSFGGTLQLPCSPLEKQEVPATQESSAVVKAKFTKGKHWSRDEDKVDAVIGTDQQSSLYWGRISEYYNTNKNSSWPERNPNAINCRWNTIREQTNKFCGYFQQIINRNCSGQTTDQKLCTYLFNSIVKFYVLCGSFTYHNFLCSKPRHIFCTRPKILKALLFTFFLRIRRISLHRVRVTSFRRSQQEVCQLVLAQEVCQLVLAKAARS